Proteins found in one Corynebacterium sanguinis genomic segment:
- a CDS encoding phosphoglycerate kinase, whose protein sequence is MPLQTIQQLLDEGVDGRHVLVRSDFNVPLDDEGNITDAGRIDASIPTLKALLDGGAKVIVTAHLGRPKGEFKPEFSLKPVAEALSERLGQFVPLASDVSGEDAHERANGLTEGEILLVENVRFDARETSKDDAEREAFAAELADLAADDGAFVSDGFGVVHRKQASVYDVAKKLPAYAGYLVEKEVETLNIVKDNPAHPYVVVLGGSKVSDKLGVIEALAQKADKLVIGGGMCYTVLAAQGHNVQKSLLQEDMVETCGKLIETYGDKLVLPVDLAIAPEFDKNAEKKVVGLDDIDEGWMSLDIGPETAQNYVAAIKDAKTVFWNGPMGVFEFPNFADGTKAVAEAMIDATKNNDCFTVVGGGDSAASVRALGLDEDGFTHISTGGGASLELIEGKELPGVSVVSK, encoded by the coding sequence ATGCCACTTCAGACCATTCAGCAGCTGCTCGACGAGGGTGTCGATGGGCGCCACGTCCTTGTTCGCTCCGACTTCAACGTCCCGCTCGACGACGAGGGCAACATCACCGACGCCGGGCGTATCGACGCCTCCATCCCGACGCTCAAGGCGCTTCTCGACGGCGGCGCGAAGGTCATCGTCACCGCCCACCTGGGCCGCCCGAAGGGCGAGTTCAAGCCGGAGTTCTCCTTGAAGCCGGTCGCCGAGGCCCTGTCCGAGCGCCTCGGCCAGTTCGTCCCGCTGGCCTCTGACGTCTCCGGCGAGGACGCCCACGAGCGCGCGAACGGCCTGACGGAGGGCGAGATCCTACTGGTGGAGAACGTGCGTTTCGACGCCCGCGAGACCTCCAAGGACGACGCCGAGCGCGAGGCCTTCGCCGCGGAGCTGGCCGACCTCGCCGCCGACGACGGCGCGTTCGTCTCCGACGGCTTCGGCGTGGTGCACCGCAAGCAGGCATCGGTCTACGACGTGGCCAAGAAGCTCCCGGCCTACGCCGGTTACCTAGTGGAAAAGGAGGTGGAGACGCTTAACATCGTCAAGGACAACCCCGCCCACCCGTACGTCGTCGTGCTCGGCGGCTCCAAGGTCTCCGACAAGCTCGGCGTGATCGAGGCGCTGGCGCAGAAGGCCGACAAGCTCGTTATCGGCGGCGGCATGTGCTACACAGTCCTCGCCGCGCAGGGCCACAATGTGCAGAAGTCCCTGCTGCAGGAAGACATGGTCGAGACCTGCGGCAAGCTGATCGAAACCTACGGCGACAAGCTGGTGCTGCCGGTGGATCTCGCGATCGCGCCGGAGTTCGACAAGAACGCCGAGAAGAAGGTCGTGGGCCTCGATGACATCGACGAGGGCTGGATGTCTCTCGATATCGGCCCCGAGACCGCGCAGAACTACGTGGCGGCGATCAAGGACGCGAAGACGGTGTTCTGGAACGGGCCGATGGGCGTGTTCGAGTTCCCAAACTTTGCGGACGGAACGAAGGCAGTCGCGGAGGCGATGATCGACGCGACGAAGAACAACGACTGCTTCACTGTGGTCGGCGGAGGTGACTCGGCGGCGTCGGTACGCGCGCTCGGCCTCGACGAGGATGGCTTTACCCACATCTCCACCGGCGGCGGTGCCTCCCTCGAGCTCATCGAGGGCAAGGAACTGCCCGGCGTGAGCGTCGTGAGCAAGTAA
- the tpiA gene encoding triose-phosphate isomerase, producing MPRKPLIAGNWKMNLDHLEAISSAQKLTFAFPKDGYEYVDIALTVPFTDLRSIQTLVDGDKLQITYGAQDVSPHDNGAHTGDISAAMLAKLGCSWVVVGHSERRDEHGETDELVAAKAAKALEHGISPIVCVGEPEDVRERSEHVAYVVEQTRRSLATLGTVELGRTVIAYEPVWAIGTGKTASSADAQEVCKAIRETVRELADDPTADAIRILYGGSVKVDTIGEIVGQPDVDGGLVGGASLDGQEFAKLAAAAANAVR from the coding sequence ATGCCTCGGAAGCCGCTTATTGCGGGCAACTGGAAGATGAACCTCGACCACCTCGAGGCCATCTCAAGCGCCCAGAAGCTAACGTTCGCGTTCCCGAAGGACGGGTACGAGTACGTCGACATCGCGCTGACGGTGCCGTTTACGGACCTGCGCTCGATCCAAACGCTTGTCGACGGCGACAAGCTGCAGATCACCTACGGCGCCCAGGACGTCTCCCCGCACGACAACGGGGCGCACACCGGCGACATCTCGGCCGCGATGCTGGCCAAGCTCGGCTGCTCCTGGGTGGTCGTCGGCCACTCGGAACGCCGCGACGAGCACGGAGAGACCGATGAGCTTGTCGCGGCGAAGGCCGCCAAGGCGCTCGAGCACGGCATCAGCCCGATCGTGTGCGTCGGCGAGCCGGAGGACGTCCGCGAGCGCTCGGAGCACGTCGCCTACGTCGTCGAGCAGACCCGCCGCTCCCTGGCCACCCTGGGCACGGTGGAGCTGGGTCGCACGGTCATCGCGTACGAGCCGGTGTGGGCGATTGGCACCGGCAAGACCGCGTCGTCGGCCGATGCCCAGGAGGTGTGCAAGGCGATCCGCGAGACGGTTCGCGAGCTTGCCGACGACCCCACCGCCGACGCGATCCGCATCCTCTACGGTGGCTCCGTCAAGGTGGACACGATCGGCGAGATCGTCGGGCAGCCCGACGTCGACGGCGGCCTTGTCGGGGGAGCGTCTCTTGACGGCCAGGAATTTGCGAAGCTGGCCGCGGCGGCGGCTAACGCTGTGCGCTAG
- the secG gene encoding preprotein translocase subunit SecG: MILALEIVLVITAILLTVFVLLHRGKGGGLSSLFGGGVQANLSGSTIVERNLTRYTIVIAVIWITCIIGLNLAQSFAV; encoded by the coding sequence ATGATTCTGGCTCTAGAGATCGTCTTGGTCATCACCGCAATCCTGCTGACGGTGTTCGTCCTGCTGCACCGTGGCAAAGGTGGCGGCCTGTCCAGCCTGTTCGGCGGCGGCGTGCAGGCTAACCTGTCCGGGTCGACGATCGTCGAGCGCAACCTGACCCGCTACACCATTGTGATCGCCGTTATCTGGATCACGTGCATCATCGGACTGAACCTTGCGCAGTCCTTCGCGGTCTAG
- the pgl gene encoding 6-phosphogluconolactonase, which produces MVTVSQFPDLDSLIDAATERFAHTISAIHADPVGGVNGDGTARVVLTGGTAGIRFLENLRDVTIDWSRVFVFFGDERNVEVTHVDSNEGQARAALLEHVAIPEANIYGYGLTGGDMGEAVRRYERDLGIAAPEGFDIHLLGMGGEGHINSLFPHTRAVRETERLALVVTDSPKPPADRATLTLPAVGRAERVWLLVSGAEKAEAAAHVARGASAEEWPAAGAAGREETVLFVTEDAAP; this is translated from the coding sequence ATGGTTACGGTTTCACAGTTCCCTGACCTCGATTCGCTTATCGACGCCGCCACCGAACGCTTTGCCCACACCATCAGCGCCATCCACGCCGACCCGGTCGGTGGCGTCAACGGTGACGGCACCGCCCGCGTCGTCCTCACCGGCGGCACCGCCGGCATCCGTTTTCTCGAGAACCTGCGCGATGTGACGATCGACTGGTCGCGCGTCTTCGTCTTCTTCGGCGACGAGCGCAACGTTGAGGTCACGCACGTGGACTCCAACGAGGGCCAGGCCCGCGCGGCGCTGCTCGAGCACGTCGCGATCCCCGAGGCCAACATCTACGGCTACGGTTTGACCGGCGGCGACATGGGTGAGGCGGTGCGGCGCTACGAACGCGACCTGGGCATTGCCGCGCCAGAGGGCTTCGACATCCACCTGCTCGGCATGGGTGGCGAGGGCCACATCAATTCCCTGTTCCCGCACACCCGGGCGGTGCGCGAAACCGAGCGCCTCGCGCTCGTGGTGACGGACTCGCCAAAACCCCCCGCCGACCGGGCAACGTTGACCCTGCCCGCCGTCGGGCGCGCCGAGCGCGTCTGGCTGCTGGTTTCAGGCGCGGAAAAGGCGGAGGCGGCCGCGCACGTGGCACGCGGCGCCTCCGCCGAAGAGTGGCCGGCCGCTGGGGCCGCCGGGCGCGAAGAGACCGTGCTCTTCGTCACCGAGGACGCTGCCCCCTAG
- a CDS encoding glucose-6-phosphate dehydrogenase assembly protein OpcA: MIIKLPDTTTRQITATLLQAQDNYSMATGRVLTLLVVAAASDDVDSILLSVRDATQEHPARVLVMLLGDSDEPTKLDAECILTADAGASEMVVMHLHGELTQNLDSVVTPLILPDTPIAAWWPTTAPANPAEAPLGNIAQRRITNARRNVSGNALLRLSNGYSEGDSDMMWSRITPWRGIVASAVDRHQGEDITAVHISGPVDNPSVDIAAGWLASCLGVDVTRSPGPSASEIIENVPITELRLTYDRGDIVVSVMDEHSVRVSVPGSPDSYVAMTARTDAECLAEELRHLDPDTAYANALDGISHVHVV, translated from the coding sequence ATGATCATCAAACTCCCCGACACCACGACGCGCCAGATCACCGCGACCCTTCTGCAGGCGCAGGACAACTACTCGATGGCCACCGGCCGCGTGCTCACCCTGCTCGTGGTCGCCGCCGCGAGCGACGACGTCGACTCCATCCTGTTGTCCGTGCGCGACGCGACTCAGGAGCACCCGGCCCGCGTGCTGGTCATGCTGCTCGGCGACTCGGACGAGCCGACGAAGCTCGATGCCGAATGCATCCTGACCGCCGACGCGGGCGCCTCCGAGATGGTGGTGATGCACCTGCACGGCGAGCTCACCCAGAATCTCGACTCCGTGGTCACTCCGCTGATCCTGCCCGACACCCCAATCGCCGCCTGGTGGCCGACGACCGCCCCGGCGAACCCGGCCGAGGCGCCCCTGGGCAACATCGCGCAGCGCCGCATCACCAACGCGCGCCGCAACGTCTCCGGCAACGCGCTCCTGCGCCTGTCCAACGGCTACTCCGAGGGCGACTCCGACATGATGTGGTCACGCATCACCCCGTGGCGCGGAATCGTCGCATCCGCCGTGGACCGCCACCAGGGCGAGGACATCACCGCTGTGCACATTTCCGGACCCGTGGACAACCCGAGCGTCGACATCGCCGCCGGGTGGTTGGCGAGCTGCCTCGGCGTCGACGTGACCCGCAGCCCGGGCCCGAGCGCCTCCGAGATCATCGAGAACGTCCCCATCACCGAGCTGCGCCTGACCTACGACCGCGGCGACATCGTCGTCTCCGTCATGGACGAGCACAGCGTGCGCGTCTCCGTCCCGGGCAGCCCCGACTCCTACGTCGCCATGACCGCGCGCACCGACGCGGAGTGCCTGGCCGAGGAACTGCGCCACCTCGACCCCGACACCGCCTACGCCAACGCGCTCGACGGCATCTCCCACGTGCACGTCGTCTAA
- the zwf gene encoding glucose-6-phosphate dehydrogenase codes for MTDEAVWVNPLRQPEDKRLPRIAGPSGMVIFGVTGDLARRKLLPAIYDLANRGLLPAGFSLVGFGRREWSKSDFEDYVRSAVEKGSRTRFNENVWNRLAEGMHFVTGAFDDDEAFEKLAALLAEMDANRGTGGNWAFYLSVPPEYFSDVVHQLDRCGMATPTGNQWRRVVIEKPFGHDLASAKKLNEVVNHVFPERSVFRIDHYLGKETVQNILALRFANQMFEPVWNANYIDHVQITMAEDIGLGGRAGYYDGIGAARDVIQNHLIQLLALVAMEEPTSFSPRRLRAEKLKVLRATTALEPFDETTARGQYAAGWQGSEKVIGLREEDGFDPDSTTETYAACTLKINSRRWAGVPFYLRTGKRLGRRVTEIALVFKRPPFQPFAKGQTDLLTANAVVLRIQPDEGVLMRFGSKVPGSTMEVRDVNMDFSYSEAFTEESPEAYERLILDALLDESSLFPTNEEVERSWEILDPVLEHWAENGRPDAYAAGTWGPESADAMLARTGRHWRRP; via the coding sequence GTGACGGACGAGGCCGTGTGGGTCAACCCGCTCCGACAGCCAGAGGACAAGCGCCTGCCGCGCATCGCAGGGCCGTCGGGAATGGTGATTTTCGGCGTAACCGGCGACCTCGCGCGCCGCAAGCTCCTGCCGGCGATCTACGACCTTGCCAACCGCGGCCTGCTGCCCGCCGGTTTCAGCCTCGTCGGCTTCGGCCGCCGCGAGTGGAGCAAGTCGGACTTCGAGGATTACGTGCGTTCGGCCGTCGAGAAGGGCTCGCGCACGCGCTTCAATGAGAACGTGTGGAACCGCCTCGCCGAGGGCATGCACTTCGTCACCGGCGCCTTCGACGACGACGAGGCCTTTGAGAAGCTCGCGGCGCTTCTGGCGGAGATGGACGCTAACCGCGGAACCGGCGGCAACTGGGCTTTCTACCTGTCCGTGCCGCCGGAGTACTTCTCCGACGTAGTCCACCAGCTCGACCGCTGCGGTATGGCCACCCCGACGGGCAACCAGTGGCGCCGCGTGGTCATCGAGAAGCCTTTCGGTCACGACCTCGCCTCCGCGAAGAAGCTCAACGAGGTGGTTAACCACGTCTTCCCCGAGCGCTCCGTGTTCCGCATCGACCACTACTTGGGCAAGGAGACGGTGCAGAACATCCTCGCGCTGCGCTTCGCTAACCAAATGTTCGAGCCGGTGTGGAACGCCAACTACATCGACCACGTGCAGATCACCATGGCCGAGGACATCGGCCTCGGCGGCCGCGCCGGCTACTACGACGGCATCGGCGCCGCCCGCGACGTGATCCAGAACCACCTGATCCAGCTGCTCGCGCTCGTGGCCATGGAGGAGCCCACCTCGTTCTCGCCGCGCCGCCTGCGCGCCGAGAAGCTCAAGGTGCTGCGCGCCACCACCGCCCTGGAGCCCTTCGACGAGACGACCGCGCGCGGGCAGTACGCGGCCGGCTGGCAGGGCTCGGAGAAGGTCATCGGCCTGCGCGAAGAAGACGGCTTCGACCCGGACTCCACCACGGAGACCTACGCGGCCTGCACCCTGAAGATCAACTCGCGGCGCTGGGCGGGCGTGCCGTTCTACCTGCGCACCGGCAAGCGCCTGGGCCGCCGCGTCACAGAGATCGCCCTGGTGTTCAAGCGCCCGCCCTTCCAGCCCTTTGCCAAGGGCCAGACCGACCTGCTGACCGCCAACGCTGTCGTGCTGCGCATCCAGCCGGACGAGGGCGTGCTCATGCGCTTCGGCTCCAAGGTCCCGGGCTCCACGATGGAGGTCCGCGACGTGAACATGGACTTCTCCTACTCCGAAGCCTTCACCGAGGAGTCCCCCGAGGCCTACGAGCGCCTCATCCTCGACGCCCTGCTGGACGAGTCGAGCCTCTTCCCCACCAACGAAGAGGTTGAGCGCAGCTGGGAGATCCTCGACCCCGTCCTCGAGCACTGGGCCGAAAACGGCCGCCCCGATGCTTACGCAGCCGGTACGTGGGGCCCCGAGTCTGCCGACGCGATGCTCGCGCGCACCGGCCGCCACTGGCGCAGGCCTTAA
- the tal gene encoding transaldolase, which translates to MTSIDKLYEIGTSTWLDDLSRDRITTGNLDEIKASKSIKGVTTNPAIFAKAMSGGNAYDIQLADLKAAGSEVDAAVYAMSVKDVQDACDLFADVFEATDGKDGRVSIEVDPRYAADEERTVAQAAELAQLVDRPNVMIKIPATDESLPAVTATLAAGISVNVTLIFSVERYRQVIDAFREGVRQAEANGHDVSTIHSVASFFVSRMDTEVDNRLETIGTPEALELRGKAGIANARLAYQLFLDEFSDSSQFPAGTNKQRPLWASTGVKNPDYPATMYVTELAGPDTVNTMPEATLDAMLEQGEVRGDTLTGTAAEAQATFDKLEAVGIDLDDVVAVLEREGVEKFVDAWQELLDSMAQNLK; encoded by the coding sequence ATGACCTCGATTGACAAGCTGTACGAGATCGGAACCTCCACCTGGCTCGACGACCTCTCGCGGGATCGCATCACCACTGGAAACCTGGACGAGATTAAGGCGTCGAAAAGCATCAAGGGCGTCACCACCAACCCGGCGATTTTCGCTAAGGCCATGAGCGGTGGCAACGCCTACGACATTCAGCTCGCCGACCTGAAGGCGGCCGGCAGCGAGGTCGATGCGGCTGTGTACGCAATGAGCGTCAAGGACGTCCAGGATGCCTGCGACCTCTTCGCCGACGTCTTCGAGGCGACCGACGGCAAGGACGGGCGCGTGTCCATCGAGGTCGATCCGCGCTACGCCGCCGACGAGGAGCGCACCGTGGCGCAGGCGGCCGAGCTGGCGCAGCTGGTCGACCGCCCGAACGTGATGATCAAGATCCCCGCCACCGACGAGTCCCTGCCCGCCGTTACAGCGACCCTGGCCGCCGGCATCTCCGTCAACGTCACCCTGATCTTCTCCGTCGAGCGTTACCGCCAGGTTATCGACGCCTTCCGCGAGGGCGTGCGCCAGGCCGAGGCGAACGGGCACGACGTGTCGACAATCCACTCCGTGGCGTCGTTCTTCGTCTCCCGCATGGACACCGAGGTGGACAACCGGCTTGAGACGATCGGCACGCCCGAGGCGCTCGAGCTGCGGGGCAAGGCCGGCATTGCCAACGCGCGCCTGGCCTACCAGCTCTTCCTCGACGAGTTCTCCGACTCCAGCCAGTTCCCCGCGGGCACAAACAAGCAGCGCCCACTGTGGGCGTCGACCGGCGTGAAGAACCCGGACTACCCCGCCACCATGTACGTCACGGAGCTCGCGGGCCCCGACACCGTCAACACCATGCCCGAGGCGACGCTCGACGCGATGCTCGAGCAGGGCGAGGTGCGCGGCGACACGCTGACCGGAACCGCCGCCGAGGCGCAGGCGACCTTTGACAAGCTCGAGGCCGTGGGCATCGACTTGGACGACGTCGTCGCCGTGCTCGAGCGCGAGGGCGTGGAGAAGTTCGTCGACGCCTGGCAGGAGCTGCTCGACTCCATGGCACAGAATTTGAAGTAG
- the tkt gene encoding transketolase has translation MTVRNYPDDWTQTDTRAVDTVRVLAADAVENCGSGHPGTAMSLAPLAYTLYQRVMNIDPQDPHWVGRDRFVLSNGHSSLTQYIQLYLGGLGLELEDLKQLRTWGSKTPGHPEYNHTKHVEITTGPLGQGLASAVGMAMASRRERGLYDPDAPAGESPFDHYIYAIAGDGCLQEGVTSEASSLAGTQQLGNLIVFWDDNRISIEDDTQIAFTEDVMKRFEAYGWQTLTVDSGEDVVAIESAVAQAQAETARPTLIRVKTVIGYPAPNLQNTGAVHGAALGAEEVKLVKEALGFDPEVTFPEEEAVITHTRKLTARASEKRAAWEEKFNAWAENNPDNAALLERLTARRLPEGWDAELPTWDADEKGLATRKASEAVIQAAAAALPELWGGSADLAGSNNTLIKGAASFGPAEITTDMFTAEPYGRNLHFGIREHAMGAIMNGIALHGGTRVYGGTFLIFSEYLYPAIRVAALSGIDGYYVFTHDSVGLGEDGPTHQPVETLAALRAIPDLAVIRPADANETSAAWKAALEGKEQPKALALSRQNLPVLEGTKEKAFEGVARGAYVLVEGSKPTPDVILMATGSEVQLAVAAARELEGSGVAARVVSMPSMEWFLEQDDDYIAAVLPHDVKARVSVEAGVAMPWHRFTGDHGRNVSLEHFGASAPGPELFERFGFTADAVVNAARDSIASATA, from the coding sequence ATGACCGTCCGCAACTACCCGGACGATTGGACGCAAACGGATACGCGGGCCGTGGACACTGTACGCGTGCTTGCGGCGGACGCTGTCGAGAACTGCGGCTCGGGCCACCCGGGCACCGCGATGTCGCTCGCTCCCCTGGCGTACACGCTCTACCAGCGCGTCATGAACATCGACCCGCAGGACCCGCACTGGGTGGGCCGCGACCGCTTCGTGCTGTCCAACGGCCACTCGTCGCTGACCCAGTACATCCAGCTCTACCTCGGCGGGCTTGGGCTCGAGCTTGAGGACCTGAAGCAGCTGCGCACGTGGGGCTCGAAGACCCCGGGCCACCCGGAGTACAACCACACCAAGCACGTCGAGATCACCACCGGCCCGCTCGGCCAGGGCCTCGCCTCCGCAGTCGGCATGGCGATGGCGTCGCGACGCGAGCGCGGCCTCTACGACCCAGACGCTCCCGCCGGCGAGTCGCCGTTTGACCACTACATCTACGCCATCGCTGGCGACGGCTGCCTGCAGGAGGGCGTGACCTCCGAGGCCTCGTCGCTGGCGGGCACCCAGCAGCTGGGCAACCTCATCGTCTTTTGGGACGACAACCGCATCTCCATCGAGGACGACACGCAGATCGCGTTCACCGAGGACGTGATGAAGCGCTTCGAGGCCTACGGCTGGCAGACGCTGACCGTGGATTCCGGCGAGGACGTCGTCGCGATCGAGTCCGCCGTGGCGCAGGCGCAGGCCGAGACCGCCCGCCCGACGCTGATCCGCGTCAAGACCGTCATCGGCTACCCCGCCCCGAACCTGCAGAACACCGGCGCGGTGCACGGCGCGGCGCTTGGCGCCGAGGAGGTCAAGCTGGTCAAGGAGGCCCTGGGCTTCGACCCCGAGGTGACCTTCCCCGAGGAAGAGGCCGTGATCACCCACACCCGCAAGCTGACGGCACGCGCCAGCGAGAAGCGCGCCGCGTGGGAAGAGAAGTTCAACGCCTGGGCCGAGAACAACCCTGACAACGCGGCCCTGCTCGAGCGCCTCACCGCGCGCCGCCTGCCCGAGGGCTGGGACGCGGAGCTGCCAACCTGGGACGCCGACGAGAAGGGCCTGGCCACCCGCAAGGCCTCCGAGGCCGTGATCCAGGCGGCCGCCGCCGCACTGCCGGAGCTGTGGGGTGGCTCCGCCGACCTGGCCGGGTCCAACAACACCCTGATAAAGGGCGCAGCCTCCTTCGGCCCCGCAGAGATCACCACCGACATGTTCACCGCCGAGCCGTACGGCCGCAACCTGCACTTCGGCATCCGCGAGCACGCAATGGGCGCGATCATGAACGGCATCGCGCTCCACGGCGGCACCCGCGTCTACGGCGGCACCTTCCTCATCTTCTCGGAGTACCTCTACCCCGCGATCCGCGTCGCCGCCCTGTCCGGCATCGACGGCTACTACGTGTTCACCCACGACTCCGTCGGCCTCGGCGAAGACGGCCCCACCCACCAGCCGGTGGAAACCCTCGCGGCGCTGCGCGCCATCCCGGACCTCGCCGTGATCCGCCCCGCGGACGCGAACGAGACCTCCGCTGCGTGGAAGGCCGCGCTCGAGGGCAAGGAGCAGCCCAAGGCGCTCGCCCTGTCGCGCCAGAACCTGCCCGTGCTCGAGGGCACGAAGGAAAAGGCGTTCGAAGGCGTTGCCCGCGGCGCCTACGTGCTGGTTGAGGGCTCCAAGCCGACCCCGGACGTGATCCTCATGGCCACCGGCTCCGAGGTGCAGCTCGCTGTCGCCGCTGCTCGCGAGCTCGAGGGCTCCGGCGTCGCCGCGCGCGTCGTCTCCATGCCGTCGATGGAGTGGTTCCTCGAGCAGGACGACGACTACATCGCCGCCGTGCTGCCTCACGACGTCAAGGCCCGCGTCTCCGTCGAGGCGGGTGTTGCCATGCCGTGGCACCGCTTCACCGGCGACCACGGGCGCAACGTCTCGCTCGAGCACTTCGGCGCCTCCGCGCCGGGCCCCGAGCTCTTCGAGCGCTTCGGCTTCACCGCCGACGCCGTCGTCAACGCCGCCCGCGACTCCATCGCCAGCGCCACCGCCTAA
- a CDS encoding heme o synthase, with amino-acid sequence METIKAYFALTKPRVIELLLVAAIPAMLQANRGSVDLWLILGTLLGGWMGAAAANTFNMVADYDIDQKMGRTRARPLVRATVTKRKAAIYAWVLLALSVLWLGFVCNSWLAAFFILLTNWFYIFVYTKWLKRRTWQNVIWGGAAGCMPVLVGWAAVRDNVNDGSPDRWWQAVVLFMIIFFWTPPHTWALAMKYKDDYAKAKVPMLPVVATPQETTRQIVFYSWLTVATSLLLVPAASWIYLIVAVTSGAGFLVMATKLHNGVVRGEDVKPLKLFILSNNYLAVLFLALSVDAVLGWQTVAEYFL; translated from the coding sequence TTGGAGACCATCAAGGCTTACTTTGCGCTTACGAAGCCGAGGGTCATTGAGCTCCTCCTCGTCGCTGCGATCCCCGCCATGCTCCAGGCCAACCGCGGTAGCGTGGATCTGTGGCTCATCCTGGGCACGCTGCTCGGCGGGTGGATGGGTGCGGCGGCCGCGAACACCTTCAACATGGTCGCCGACTACGACATTGACCAGAAGATGGGCCGTACCCGGGCGCGCCCGCTGGTGAGAGCCACCGTGACCAAGCGCAAGGCCGCGATCTACGCCTGGGTGCTGCTCGCCCTGTCCGTTCTGTGGCTCGGGTTCGTCTGCAACTCCTGGCTCGCGGCGTTTTTCATCCTGCTGACCAACTGGTTCTACATCTTCGTCTACACCAAGTGGCTGAAGCGTCGCACGTGGCAGAACGTCATCTGGGGCGGCGCCGCCGGTTGCATGCCGGTCCTCGTCGGTTGGGCCGCGGTGCGCGACAACGTCAACGATGGCTCGCCGGATCGCTGGTGGCAGGCCGTGGTGCTGTTCATGATCATCTTCTTCTGGACACCACCGCACACCTGGGCGCTGGCCATGAAGTACAAGGACGACTACGCCAAGGCGAAGGTGCCCATGCTGCCGGTCGTGGCCACCCCGCAGGAGACGACGCGCCAGATCGTTTTCTACTCCTGGCTGACCGTGGCGACCTCGCTGTTGCTGGTCCCGGCCGCCTCGTGGATCTACCTCATTGTCGCGGTGACCTCGGGCGCCGGATTCCTGGTCATGGCGACCAAGCTGCACAACGGCGTCGTGCGCGGCGAGGACGTCAAGCCGCTGAAGCTGTTCATCCTGTCGAACAACTACCTCGCGGTGCTCTTCCTCGCCCTGTCAGTCGACGCGGTGCTGGGCTGGCAAACCGTCGCGGAGTACTTCCTCTAA